A genomic segment from Bubalus kerabau isolate K-KA32 ecotype Philippines breed swamp buffalo chromosome 14, PCC_UOA_SB_1v2, whole genome shotgun sequence encodes:
- the ZNF572 gene encoding zinc finger protein 572 produces the protein MEQEQKLLVSDSNGFTKEESLKSGITGDESKNNLKTVQFSNSKADKERASKWSRSDGPENCKDEDTKEILLTGSQGGKTECADTCENDSNLESQRNCTEKEEEQPNHWGWSPGDHTGPAGQQNPSFGDRPYKCSECWKSFSNSSHLRTHQRTHSGEKPYRCSECGKCFSNSSHLIQHLRTHTGEKPYQCGECGKSFSNTSHLIIHERTHTGEKPYKCPECAKSFSSSSHLIQHHRSHTGEKPYECPVCGKCFSHSYVLVEHQRTHTGEKPYKCPDCGKSFSQSSSLIRHQRTHTGEKPYKCPECGKSFGCNSTLIKHQRIHTGEKPYQCIECGKNFSRSSNLVTHQKMHTDDKTYQSSEYEESLSQNYSLIEECRIQPGEKPYKCCECGKSFGLSSHLIRHQRTHTGEKPYRCSECWKTFSQSSTLVIHQRTHTGEKPYKCPDCGECFSQSFNLIRHRRTHMGEKPYKCTDCEKCFSRSAYLSQHRKIHVGKSFESPEVEDFPHEWTWKNYSEEIALIPSFSIPSSSPS, from the exons ATGGAACAAGAGCAAAAACTATTGGTCTCAGATTCTAATGGCTTCACAAAGGAGGAGAGTTTGAAAAGCGGTATTACAG gagatgaaagtaagaataatttgaaaactgttcagttcagtaactccaAGGCAGATAAAGAGAGAGCCTCAAAATGGTCTAGAAGTGATGGCCCAGAAAATTGTaaggatgaagacacaaaagaaaTACTGTTGACAGGGTCCCAAGGAGGTAAAACTGAATGTGCTGATACCTGTGAGAATGATAGCAACTTGGAGAGTCAGAGAAATTGTACAGAAAAAGAGGAGGAACAACCCAATCACTGGGGATGGAGCCCAGGAGACCATACCGGGCCTGCTGGCCAGCAGAACCCATCCTTTGGGGACAGACCCTACAAATGTTCTGAATGTTGGAAAAGCTTCAGTAATAGTTCTCATCTTCGAACTCACCAGAGGACCCACTCAGGAGAAAAACCTTACAGATGTTCTGAGTGTGGAAAGTGCTTCAGTAACAGCTCTCACTTGATTCAGCACCTGAGAACACACACAGGCGAGAAGCCCTACCAATGTGGTGAATGTGGGAAAAGCTTCAGCAACACTTCCCATCTTATTATCCATGAAAGAACTCACACGGGAGAGAAACCCTATAAATGTCCCGAGTGTGCGAAGAGTTTCAGCAGCAGCTCTCACCTTATTCAGCATCACCGATCGCATACAGGTGAAAAACCATATGAATGTCCGGTTTGTGGGAAATGCTTCAGCCATAGTTATGTGCTTGTAGAACATCAGAGGACCCACACTGGAGAAAAACCTTATAAGTGCCCCGACTGTGGGAAGAGTTTTAGTCAGAGCTCTAGTTTGATTCGTCACCAGCGGACACACACTGGTGAGAAGCCCTATAAATGTCCTGAATGTGGAAAAAGCTTTGGTTGTAATTCTACTCTAATCAAGCATCAGAGAATACATACAGGAGAAAAACCCTATCAGTGTATAGAATGTGGGAAGAATTTCAGTCGAAGTTCGAACCTGGTTACACATCAGAAAATGCACACAGATGACAAAACCTATCAAAGTTCTGAATATGAAGAAAGTTTGAGTCAGAACTATAGCCTGATAGAAGAATGCAGAATCCAGCCAGGAGAGAAGCCATATAAATGTTGTGAATGTGGAAAGAGTTTTGGCCTCAGCTCTCATCTCATAAGACATCAGAGAACGCATACAGGAGAAAAACCTTACAGATGTTCTGAGTGTTGGAAAACTTTTAGTCAGAGTTCCACCCTGGTGATTCACCAAAGGACACACAcgggagagaaaccttataaatgtccTGACTGTGGTGAGTGCTTCAGTCAGAGCTTTAACCTTATCAGGCACCGTAGGACCCACATGGGGGAAAAACCTTACAAATGTACTGACTGTGAGAAATGCTTCAGCCGAAGTGCCTACCTCAGTCAGCATCGGAAAATTCATGTAGGAAAATCTTTTGAGTCTCCTGAAGTGGAAGATTTTCCTCATGAATGGACTTGGAAAAACTATTCTGAGGAAATAGCACTCATCCCTTCATTTTCAATCCCAAGTTCATCTCCCTCCTGA